Genomic window (Argopecten irradians isolate NY chromosome 2, Ai_NY, whole genome shotgun sequence):
gttaagaataattttgaaatataaatccTGTTGTTGCAGAGATAGGACTAAATcgaaattttgataaaaaaataaataaatattgagcATGGTTAAGTGGGCCCACTTTTCAAACAAATctaagttagccgacattgtaacgtcgttgccgagaacacCATGTGACTAACGTAGTTACGTAACGTCTTTCCAAACTCTTCAGAGAACGGGCCAGGAAATTTCAGACTTCCATTCGGCAACGATTTTTGCAAgcatcgactttcaacaactgctgtaccaaagttattgagaaataattatcattatttttttatatagcctatttttaactttatctacaaatattaacaatatcggagtcgatCGGAATTGACAATTTGCTGCTAGTTACGAAAAGTGTGACTTAGATATTTTGTAATGGAAGCATCACATTGCTTGATAAAGCGGCGTTAGCTTCGCATTAAGTGTCTTCTCTCCCTTTCGAATTTTATTGAAACCAATCCCAATATTACACATGAATGAAATAATGTTATAGAGAACAATACCTTTGGTTTTCTCTTCATCACAATATCAAAGCTTATTGATCTTTAAGTATTTAATGCGTGGTTCGTAATCTGTATGGCTAACGCCATCAGATATGTGTAAGTTACTGATCTTTGTGATGTACGTCATCAGATATGTATAGCTActgatatttatgtttacgTAATCAGATATGTGTGGTAACTAACATTTGTGTTTACGTCATCAGATCTTTGTGGATactaatatttttgtttacgtCATCAGATATGTGCGGGTCATCCGAATACAGCCTTCCGAGAAGATCATTCACATCATCTCAAAACGCCATGGTGTTCACTTTATCGACGTCGTCAGTATCGACATCATGTACCTACGACATCATTGTCACATCATACAGCACAGGTATAATCTTTGTATATTGCAGGAATCTAGGTTTGCGGGAAGGCAtcgtttatgacgtcataattttgtGAGAGAAACGTCGTCGTTTTCTATAAAACATATGAAgttacactcacaaacacatggcttGACAActaatacctactcgcaagggaagataactctttaCATGAAATAGAATTGATAACTAGTAGTCAACAGAGTAACACCTGTTTTGTCGAAGAATATGATAAGTAATAgttgaaaaaaacattataagAAGGAGAATCCAATATTATTTTGAGTTGGGAATAAGAACTGTGCCATGTATTTAAATCAAGATATCAGACCATCACATTTGCTAATGATCTGTCTGTTCTACAACAGTGGCAGTTGTTCCTTTATATATTCTTTATGTCAAACTTACTTAACAGTATTCTTTATACTAAGTgttttcattattatatatttatatgtgtgtgagtgtgtgtgtgtattatTTAAAGTATTTCAATTATAATTAGAATACCCCTTTATAATGTGTTAATACAATACCAAACATCATCAATATTAACAATGTAATGTACTTTTAAATCTCTGTTTATGCTTCGTCCTTAGGTTCGTGTTCGTTTGGATTTGAATGTAATAATGGTCGCTGTATCGACAGCAGTCTGTCCTGTAACGGCTACAACAACTGCGGGGACAACAGTGACGAGACATTGTGTAGCAACGCTGTCGTTCTAGGGGCAGGCATCATCGTGGCTATCGTGTTGGGTGGATGTTTCGTCGTCATCTGTCTCCCTATCATTATTGTCGTGTCAATATTACGTCGGAGAAGGGCATATTATGCTAGGTTCTAAATGTCTTATACATACTTGTAATGTTGATCTAGAACTCTACTTGTGGAACGGAAAACAGCATTAACATAacttttaatgtattttcagtgcacatattttttacttttactgAGGTTACGTTGAATGTTGAATTAAGCAATGAGCTTGATGTGGTTTAGTACCTGTGATTTGTGACTTGGTTATGTATAATAAATTTGTTATTGGATAACAGTAGTCTCACATCAAGATTTTCTGAGGATTGTACGTACACTGCTTGTTTTTTGTTTCTCCTACAAACATATACCTACTTTATACACCCGTGCATACTCTTTGATGTCATTACTGCTGAAACAATTGATATTTGCAAacttgtattttatattttctaaacTGACTTTGACCGAGTGAGCATGTTTTGTAAATTCTACCCGAAAGCGTTCCATATTTGAGCCTTGAATCAAAGGCTAGCACGGATCTGAGGTAGCTACATCTGTATATCAACCAGCAAACGAGAATCGTTGATTAACTGTATCTCAATTGAATAATAACTTGATGGCTAAACCGATTTACTGACTGTGAAGATGTTACTTGCTTAAGGAATGATCTAATTAAAAACGAAGATAGTCATATAAAATCATTGTAACAGGAAAAAGTGGTCAAAAACTTATTTTTCCTGTGAATTCTTCCTGTTCGATATTACATAGCTTGGTTCTGTTGACATCGCCTTGTATTCAAAGGCGATAACTCTACGACATAAAGTATTTAGGAGGTCAATATAAACTTTAATATCGGTTTATCTTTGCAGGGACATGTTAAGTCTACAAATAGCGTTGATACAGTGTAATCATATCAATACTAGTATActgtatgtaaacaaaaaacTTCGAACATCACATATTTGATAGGCAAGGCTATACAGACGCGATGAAGATGAAGCTAGTGattgaaaaacatatataatttgatatgacaaaaacaaacgaataaacaaaaaatccaTTACATTGAGCATCCTTATGAAATCGATGGCCTCTCTGCTTCTGTCATGACTCTCCCCCCACAAAATTCTTATTTTGTCCAAATctaaaatttgaatatattaaatataagaGTCGCAAATTGCCGTACACAGGCATAAAGATAGTTGatatatgtattgcatttgttaaTAATCGATGATTTTACACACGCCACGACCTTAACAACGTTCCAACCAGCTGTTCTTGCTTTGATGATGGACGCTTTCCAAACACCCATTAACCTATATTGATAATTAAGAGCGGATATAAATCATATTCTAATTAGTTATCTAATAaagaaatgataatatatatcgTGCATTGTATGATGCCAAGCCAAATTAACAGTATTCAATACGGAAAGGTTTATTTCATTGAGTTTCATGAAGAATGATTTTTTAAGGTCTTCAAGAAATTTCCATGACATATccttataaattaaaattatatcataaCTGCAAGGCAAGTAGGGTAATGCAGATAGTCCCATGCGATAGGAATATGCGAAAAAAACAGAGCATGGACTAAGTGAATGGATGAAAACCAAGCTATGaaataaatacagaatatcaaCTATAtaatttttgctatatttaatcatacatatatttttattcattatcGAAATTAGTTTAAAACGTGTTCACAAGATGGCAGCCCTGGcgaccatcttgaatttcagatcgATATTAAAATTAACAAAGCTTGGTCGGAACCATGATCAGGATCGTAACAGGTTTCAGCTATCGCACTGGCAGAATTTGAGCAGAAGTGTCGAATTGGGGTCGTTTGTTtgtcagatcgacccgaaaaataacaaaacgtgTTCGGAACCACGTCAGGTAAATGTCAGCTACATGTAATTCGCAATGGTAGATGCATgtaagtttaaaatgtgttttctagATGGCGGCTCATGCGGTAATGTTGGGTTTGCAAAAACCCACTTGTGGAAACTAAGAAgattacaatgtaaaatgttTACGTACGGCAGACGACGATTGACGAACTATAatggctataggtcatcctggCCCTTTATGTCAGATGACCTAAGACGTGATAATCATATCAATCATTAAATGGCCTTTTATTCGGTTAATAAGGCGTTCAAGCGTCCGCCGTCATTATCTAATTCTATCAAAACAGTATATCACCATATAAACCTCAACAAAAGTTTATaattcataacttttttttttagaataaaatCAAAAGTACTGAACAGCTGTTATCATTGTTTCCAACATCAAAGGAGTATATGGTGTCCAGGTAATGCATGCAATTGGGCCAGATGCCTGTCAATTAAATCAATGATAATGTGTTTGTCAGTAATTAGTGTCCCTGGATCAGTCTTATAACAATTTAGATTCATTTGACAATGGATAACTGAGTTATTTATTCCATTCCTTAAGTATTATGTTCTGGTGAGGTTTCTGTttcgttgaagtctcgtttcaatattaaaaaagagtttttttgtgattttccaAAAATAACTGTCTCTTTTGgaagaaaaaat
Coding sequences:
- the LOC138315089 gene encoding neuropilin and tolloid-like protein 1 isoform X1, whose amino-acid sequence is MGTVTLQCVILILSAVQVFSIQTLYMDDACVSSTVTYIDTAAKIKASRYRTPRNNLNCSLVVRARPMDQLVAVVRDMSSSCKYTMVTAYDGENRNRKIQDMCGSSEYSLPRRSFTSSQNAMVFTLSTSSVSTSCTYDIIVTSYSTGSCSFGFECNNGRCIDSSLSCNGYNNCGDNSDETLCSNAVVLGAGIIVAIVLGGCFVVICLPIIIVVSILRRRRAYYARF
- the LOC138315089 gene encoding neuropilin and tolloid-like protein 1 isoform X2, encoding MDDACVSSTVTYIDTAAKIKASRYRTPRNNLNCSLVVRARPMDQLVAVVRDMSSSCKYTMVTAYDGENRNRKIQDMCGSSEYSLPRRSFTSSQNAMVFTLSTSSVSTSCTYDIIVTSYSTGSCSFGFECNNGRCIDSSLSCNGYNNCGDNSDETLCSNAVVLGAGIIVAIVLGGCFVVICLPIIIVVSILRRRRAYYARF